The proteins below are encoded in one region of Tiliqua scincoides isolate rTilSci1 chromosome 7, rTilSci1.hap2, whole genome shotgun sequence:
- the CCDC77 gene encoding coiled-coil domain-containing protein 77 translates to MASSPRTPSSSKRSTTCRNSPKRGGSPSPKQNDSTPLPPINERLAYLRPSRELLEYYRKKIAEFDEEHEELVKRLERYKASYDEQHKLQWEMRQREEEIAELQKALSDMQVYLFQEREHVLRLYAENDRLKIRELEDRKKIQHLLALVGTDNGEITYFYKEPPDKVTLPQRATKNRDLHAHENHVLKTGRNSVSKPAAKGEKPESGERYHTDAQTLLLQVEALQAQLEEQTRLSKEQLEALLEDRRIRIEEAEVQHQRDQNKIKDITEKYNKTQNLLYESTRDFLQLKFDARANEKSWMAEKDWLLRRLDKRKEAARRGRVQWVISPGPRDGIRSWDCSWEQRSASQQDSSPDQWDYSQDQWDSSQHQQDSSPCQHSFHRRKPGKPTGRKARDTKHGFQADYEVERSQSIEIKGLQEQLTQEQRLADMYREQCVSLEEEVAKIREEGDVGREIFKERSEKMGKRLQLMTQRYEALEKRRVMEVEGFKTDLKQLRQRLKDVERQLFKVAVTVGPDQDLAILHEVRQGNKRTKKIQGELKNLKSKIYGLENELRVC, encoded by the exons ATGGCGTCCTCTCCAAGAACACCCTCTTCCTCCAAAAG GTCAACAACCTGCCGTAACTCTCCCAAACGTGGTGGTTCCCCATCTCCTAAGCAGAATGACTCTACTCCTCTTCCTCCAATCAATGAGCGCCTGGCCTACCTCCGCCCATCCCGGGAACTGCTGGAATACTACCGCAAGAAGATTGCAGAGTTTGACGAAGAGCATGAAGAGCTGGTCAAAAGGTTGGAGAGATACAAAGCATCATATGATGAGCAG CACAAATTGCAATGGGAAATGCGCCAGCGAGAGGAAGAAATTGCAGAGCTGCAGAAGGCCTTGAGTGACATGCAAGTTTACCTCTTCCAGGAGAGGGAGCACGTCCTACGCCTCTATGCTGAGAATGATAGACTGAAAATCAG GGAGCTGGAGGACAGAAAGAAGATCCAGCACCTTTTGGCTTTAGTGGGAACAGACAATGGTGAAATTACCTATTTTTACAAGGAGCCACCTGACAAG GTCACTCTACCTCAGAGGGCAACCAAGAACAGGGATCTGCATGCACATGAGAATCACGTTCTAAAAACAG GGAGAAACTCTGTCTCAAAGCCAGCAGCGAAAGGAGAGAAACCGGAAAGTGGAGAAAGATACCACACAGATGCTCAAACACTCCTGCTCCAG GTGGAAGCCCTTCAGGCTCAGCTAGAAGAGCAAACCCGGTTGTCCAAGGAGCAGCTTGAAGCATTGCTAGAGGACCGGCGAATCCGAATAGAAGAAGCCGAGGTCCAACATCAGAGAGATCAGAACAAGATTAAAGACATTACTGAAAA GTACAACAAAACTCAGAACTTATTGTATGAGAGCACCAGAGATTTCCTCCAGCTGAAGTTTGATGCACGGGCAAATGAGAAATCATGGATGGCAGAAAAGGACTGGCTCCTGAGGAGGCTGGATAAGAGAAAAGAGGCAGCCAGACGAGGCAGAGTTCAGTGGGTCATTAGTCCAGGTCCAAGAGATGGCATCAGAAGTTGGGACTGTAGTTGGGAACAGCGGAGTGCCAGTCAGCAGGACAGTAGTCCGGACCAGTGGGACTACAGTCAAGATCAGTGGGACAGCAGTCAACACCAACAGGACAGCAGCCCTTGTCAGCATAGTTTCCACAGGAGGAAGCCTGGCAAGCCCACCGGC AGGAAAGCAAGAGATACCAAGCATGGTTTCCAAGCAGATTACGAAGTTGAGAGATCACAAAGCATAGAAATTAAG GGACTGCAGGAGCAGTTAACACAAGAACAGCGACTAGCAGACATGTATCGGGAGCAGTGTGTTTCTCTGGAAGAAGAGGTGGCTAAAATCCGGGAGGAAGGAGATGTCGGACGAGAGATCTTTAAG GAACGCTCAGAAAAAATGGGGAAGCGCCTGCAACTGATGACACAGCGCTATGAAGCACTGGAAAAGAGGCGGGTCATGGAGGTGGAAGGCTTTAAGACTGACCTTAAACAACTTCGGCAAAGGCTGAAGGATGTAGAGAGGCAACTTTTCAAG GTGGCAGTGACTGTTGGTCCAGACCAAGACCTTGCAATTCTGCATGAAGTTCGCCAGGGGAACAAGAGAACTAAGAAAATTCAAGGTGAACTGAAGAATTTAAAGTCAAAAATCTATGGCCTGGAAAATGAGCTGCGTGTCTGCTGA